One window from the genome of Sardina pilchardus chromosome 12, fSarPil1.1, whole genome shotgun sequence encodes:
- the si:dkey-63b1.1 gene encoding B2 bradykinin receptor: MSLNGSAEVSPTRYPVDNCTNLVEFWELLATLQPIYLTILSVVGLLGNGFVLCVFCLQRKASCSVPDIYLGNLAAADFVMVLCLPFWAANIANDFEWVFGALLCKLVNVAISMNYFCSVLFLVLVSVDRYLALVHPMRPSCLRRAAWAKRICLAIWLLGPLLSFPMLLFRVVEYVPEAGVTACYLRYPHQGWRVQRNVTFIAVGFLVPLPVVAFCTYHILRALRDGGPAVGIVAPGVRNERKATQLVLAVLVVFVFCWMPYTVVRLLDTIDYFRVQPSCAWGDFMDVTEQLVNYLAYSNSAINPFLYVIVGKHFRRKARAVLRQRWPFSSKSNASFSVNASTLSRETQRISVCRLDKIMC; the protein is encoded by the coding sequence ATGTCTCTTAATGGCTCAGCTGAGGTGTCCCCCACACGCTATCCCGTGGACAACTGCACCAACCTGGTGGAGTTCTGGGAGCTGCTGGCCACCCTGCAGCCCATATACCTCACCATCCTCAGCGTCGTGGGGCTGCTGGGCAACGGCTTCGTGCTCTGCGTCTTCTGTCTCCAGCGGAAAGCGTCCTGCTCCGTGCCGGACATCTACCTGGGCAACCTGGCCGCGGCCGACTTCGTCATGGTCCTGTGCCTGCCCTTCTGGGCGGCCAACATCGCCAACGACTTCGAGTGGGTGTTCGGCGCGCTGCTGTGCAAGCTGGTCAACGTGGCCATCTCCATGAACTACTTCTGCAGCGTGCTGTTCCTGGTGCTGGTGAGCGTGGACCGCTACCTGGCCCTGGTCCATCCCATGCGGCCCAGCTGCCTGCGGCGAGCGGCCTGGGCCAAGCGCATCTGCCTGGCCATCTGGCTGCTGGGTCCGCTGCTGAGCTTCCCCATGCTGCTCTTCCGCGTGGTGGAGTACGTGCCCGAGGCCGGCGTGACCGCCTGCTACCTGCGCTACCCGCACCAGGGCTGGCGCGTCCAGCGCAACGTGACGTTCATCGCGGTGGGCTTCCTGGTGCCGCTGCCCGTGGTGGCCTTCTGCACGTACCACATCCTCAGGGCGCTGAGGGACGGCGGGCCGGCGGTGGGCATCGTGGCGCCCGGCGTGAGGAACGAGAGGAAGGCCACGCAGCTGGTGCTCGCCGTCCTCGTGGTCTTCGTCTTCTGCTGGATGCCCTACACGGTCGTGCGGCTGCTGGACACCATAGACTACTTCCGGGTCCAGCCGAGTTGCGCGTGGGGAGACTTCATGGACGTGACCGAGCAGCTGGTCAACTACCTGGCCTACAGCAACAGCGCCATTAACCCCTTCCTCTACGTGATCGTGGGGAAGCACTTCCGAAGGAAAGCCAGAGCCGTGCTGAGGCAGCGCTGGCCTTTCAGCTCAAAAAGCAACGCTTCGTTTTCAGTCAACGCCTCGACGCTGAGCCGAGAAACACAAAGGATATCTGTTTGCCGTCTTGATAAAATAATGTGCTAA
- the kcnk10a gene encoding potassium channel subfamily K member 10a: protein MKFPTENPRKPGNWTPPPVPVQTNLVPPKKVQASMLQSSLVQASVATMQNPMGCSVPRLSVSRPASMVASMEGVGADGVATFTVMKWKTALAVFVVVVLYLVAGGLVFRALEQPFESNQKDTITMEKAAFLQNHPCVTPAELEALIKHSIDAANSGVSPIGKTSYNYSHWDLGSAFFFAGTVITTIGYGNIAPSTEGGKIFCILYAIFGIPLFGFLLAGVGDQLGTIFVKSIAKVEKMFRRKHNQISQTKIRVASTLLFILAGCILFVTIPAVIFKHIEGWTTLEAIYFVVITLTTVGIGDYVAGGDRKIEYRKWYKPLVWFWILVGLAYFAAVLSMIGDWLRVLSKKTKEEVGEIKAHAAEWKANVRAELRETRRRLSVEVHDKLQRAATIRSMERRQLGLDQRAHSLDVLSPERRAAAFNSLDGNHFKTSSQESIDTKLNNLRLRAELGDHHSHHHGHHHHARSVSVADQACSEDNIFNRLSSVTRLARRSRNRNELKKNIPDEARRSCEAYSCSSPSASEGGKKEDEEAEDDADKECNTSLTNVSVFAESPKTQNGFVMLQTKEKESEKETAKEVHLQMDP, encoded by the exons ATGAAATTCCCTACGGAAAACCCGAGAAAACCAGGGAACTGGACCCCTCCACCAG TGCCTGTGCAGACGAACCTCGTCCCGCCGAAAAAGGTCCAGGCAAGCATGCTGCAGTCCAGCCTGGTCCAGGCCAGCGTGGCCACCATGCAGAACCCCATGGGCTGCTCGGTGCCGCGGCTGTCGGTGTCGCGGCCGGCCAGCATGGTGGCCAGCATGGAGGGGGTGGGCGCCGACGGCGTGGCCACCTTCACCGTCATGAAGTGGAAGACGGCGCTGGCCGTGttcgtggtggtggtgctgtacCTGGTGGCGGGCGGGCTGGTGTTCCGGGCGCTGGAGCAGCCCTTCGAGAGCAACCAGAAGGACACCATCACCATGGAGAAGGCTGCCTTCCTGCAGAACCACCCGTGCGTCACGCCGGCCGAGCTGGAGGCTCTCATCAAG CACTCCATAGATGCTGCCAACAGTGGCGTCAGTCCCATCGGAAAAACCTCCTACAACTACAGTCACTGGGATTTGGGCAGCGCCTTCTTCTTTGCCGGAACAGTAATCACAACCATAG GCTATGGCAACATTGCCCCAAGCACAGAGGGTGGGAAGATCTTTTGTATCCTCTATGCAATATTTGGGATCCCTCTCTTTGGATTCCTGCTTGCTGGAGTGGGTGATCAGCTCGGGACTATTTTTGTGAAGAGCATAGCCAAAGTGGAGAAAATGTTTCGG CGGAAGCACAACCAGATCAGTCAGACCAAGATCCGAGTGGCCTCGACGCTGCTCTTCATCCTGGCTGGGTGCATCCTCTTCGTCACCATCCCGGCCGTCATCTTCAAGCACATCGAGGGCTGGACGACGCTTGAAGCCATCTACTTTGTTGTCATCACCCTGACAACTGTTGGCATCGGCGATTACGTGGCAG GGGGTGACCGGAAGATCGAGTATCGCAAATGGTACAAGCCTCTGGTGTGGTTCTGGATCTTGGTGGGACTGGCTTATTTTGCCGCAGTTCTGAGCATGATCGGCGACTGGCTGCGGGTCCTGTCCAAGAAGACTAAAGAAGAG GTCGGGGAGATCAAGGCGCACGCGGCCGAGTGGAAGGCCAACGTGCGCGCGGAGCTGCGCGAGACGCGGCGGCGCCTGAGCGTGGAGGTGCACGACAAGCTTCAGCGCGCCGCCACCATCCGCAGCATGGAGCGCCGGCAGCTGGGCCTGGACCAGCGTGCCCACTCGCTGGACGTGCTGTCGCCCGAGCGCCGCGCCGCCGCCTTCAACAGCCTGGACGGCAACCACTTCAAGACGTCGTCGCAGGAGAGCATCGACACCAAGCTCAACAACCTGCGGCTGCGCGCCGAGCTAGGCGACCACCACAGCCACCACcacggccaccaccaccacgcgcGCAGCGTCTCCGTCGCCGACCAGGCCTGCTCCGAGGACAACATCTTCAACCGGCTGAGCTCCGTCACGCGTCTGGCGCGGCGCAGCCGCAACCGCAACGAGCTCAAGAAGAACATCCCGGACGAGGCGCGCCGCTCCTGCGAGGCGTACAGCTGCAGCAGCCCGTCGGCCAGCGAGGGGGGCAagaaggaggacgaggaggccgAGGACGACGCCGACAAGGAGTGCAACACGAGCCTGACCAACGTGTCCGTCTTCGCCGAGAGCCCCAAGACGCAGAACGGCTTCGTCATGCTGCAGAccaaagagaaggagagcgagaaagagaccGCCAAGGAGGTGCATTTACAGATGGACCcttag